In Piliocolobus tephrosceles isolate RC106 chromosome 12, ASM277652v3, whole genome shotgun sequence, one DNA window encodes the following:
- the LOC111536353 gene encoding sperm protein associated with the nucleus on the X chromosome N3 isoform X1 translates to MEQPTSSTSGEKMKGPCESNNNKNDEMQEAPNRVLAPEQSLKKTKTPEYPIIFVYYHKKGKKISSSQLENDQSQENSINPIQKGEDEGVDLSEGSSKQDEDLDSSEGPSKEDKDLDSSEGSSQEDEDLGLFEGSSQDSGED, encoded by the exons ATGGAACAGCCAACTTCAAGCACCAGTGGGGAGAAGATGAAGGGCCCCTGTGaatccaacaacaacaaaaatgatgag ATGCAGGAGGCACCAAACAGAGTCTTAGCCCCTGAACAGagtttgaaaaagacaaaaacaccaGAATATCCAATAATATTTGTGTATTACCACAAGAAGGGTAAGAAAATAAGTTCAAGTCAACTGGAGAATGACCAGTCCCAAGAGAACTCCATCAATCCAATCCAAAAGGGGGAGGATGAAGGCGTAGACTTATCTGAAGGATCTTCAAAGCAGGATGAAGACTTAGACTCATCTGAAGGACCTTCAAAAGAGGACAAAGACCTAGACTCCTCTGAAGGATCCTCACAGGAGGATGAAGACCTAGGCTTATTTGAAGGATCTTCACAGGACAGTGGGGAGGATTAG
- the LOC111536353 gene encoding sperm protein associated with the nucleus on the X chromosome N3 isoform X2, producing MEQPTSSTSGEKMKGPCESNNNKNDEMQEAPNRVLAPEQSLKKTKTPEYPIIFVYYHKKGKKISSSQLENDQSQENSINPIQKGEDEGEDEDLGLFEGSSQDSGED from the exons ATGGAACAGCCAACTTCAAGCACCAGTGGGGAGAAGATGAAGGGCCCCTGTGaatccaacaacaacaaaaatgatgag ATGCAGGAGGCACCAAACAGAGTCTTAGCCCCTGAACAGagtttgaaaaagacaaaaacaccaGAATATCCAATAATATTTGTGTATTACCACAAGAAGGGTAAGAAAATAAGTTCAAGTCAACTGGAGAATGACCAGTCCCAAGAGAACTCCATCAATCCAATCCAAAAGGGGGAGGATGAAGGC GAGGATGAAGACCTAGGCTTATTTGAAGGATCTTCACAGGACAGTGGGGAGGATTAG